The Desulfobacterales bacterium DNA window ATCTTGATATGTCCATATAATTTGAATTAAAAAGAAATAAGCCCCCTGTTACATCAGTATTTGCTGAATCTATTTTTATATTGCCGTCTATACCAAGCTCTGATGAAGCATCAACAATGCTGTCAGGTGTTTTTAAAAATTCGTCTGATTTGATATAAATATCTCCGCCGCTTCCGCCATAAGCCTTAGCAATAATGTTACTTTCATTCAAAATCACGAATTGAGGTTCTTTGATGGTTATATTGCCGCCATCGCCATTTTCAGCTCCAACGCTGGTGGTAATGGTGCTGTTTTTCAGATAAATCTTTCCTGCTAGCGATAGACTAATATTTCCACCGTCAGATATGGTAGTTTTAGTTTCAATAGAACTTTCTGATAGGTTTATATCGCCAGTAGTTTGGATATCAATATCGCCGGCAAGGCCTGAACCTTCGCTTTTAGCTGTGATTAATCCCTGATTTGCAAGATTCAACTCATCAACCTGAATTTCGATATCGCCACCATTGCCGGTGCCTTTAGCAGAAGCAGATATTCTTCCTTCATCACTTATATTTAAAACAGGAGTAATAATATTCACCGTCCCTGATTGACCTTCATCTTTAGAGTTACTTTCAATATCACTATAAACTGTATTCCCTGTTGAAAGAATTCCTTTTCCAGATATATCTATAGATTCTTGTGCTGTAACTGTTATATCTCCAGCTTTGCCCGATCCCTGTCTACTTGTAGCATTAATCTGTCCTCCTGAATTTAGGGATAAAATATCAACATCAATCGTAATATTACCTGCATCGCCCTGTCTCCCATCACTTAAATTTCCATCCAAACACGAACTTTCTATATAACCTATCTTCTCTACTGTGAGCAAAGGTGCACTAATGGTTATATTTCCCCCTTTACCGATTCCCATAGTAGATGCCGAAATATCAGAATCATCTGAAATAGTAATAAATTCTTTGGCATTGATGTTTATATTTCCAGCATCTCCAGTGCCCATAAGCAAAGGATCAAAACCCTCTGTTATGAGCCATTCTTGAAATTTTTTCGTTTTTTCAAATAATTCGGTGTAATTGAATGTGGATGCAGGGTCAATTAATTCCGGTTTTATCTCAAGAAACAAACCGTAACAATCTGAGCTTATTGACGAATCTTCACTCATATTTAATTTGTCTGTGTTTATTACAATATCGCCTCCTTTGCCGCTATAAGATGTATCGCACATTATATCCGCATCATTCATCTGAATATCATCCGCAGTTATTTCTATTGCGCCAGCATTTCCGCTATGATAGGAATTACAAGATATCTTACCAGTATTATCTATTGTTAAAATAGGGGTAGTAATTTTTATATTGCCTCCGTTGCCTGAACTCCGCGTGGTCGATGATATGTTTGATGACATATTTTTATCATCCATAGGAATTGTTAGCCCGTACAAAACATAAAGTTCATCAATATTTATAAACCCAGAAATCAAGACAGATTCTTTTGCTGAAATCGAAATATTTCCAGCATTACCAACTCCGGCATCTGATGTTATTTGTCCGCCATCTTTAACAATCAGCCTATTTACTTGAATATCTATATCTCCAGCCGAACCTTCAGCAAAAGTACTAACAGAAAGATTACCATATTCTGAAATAGTAAGCTCAGGAGTAATGATTTGAATCCGCCCAGCGTTTCCATTACCCAAAGTGTTAGAATTAGTATTACTGTACCAACCATTTTCAATTCCGCTTATCAAAATCGATTCACTGGCATTTATGTATATGTCATAGCCTGGACCGTTATTAAAGGTTGCACCTGATAGCGAGCCACCTTCTATAACGGAAAGTGTATTTGTATTGATTTCAAGTTTACCTGCTTCAGAGGAGTCTTGTGAAATATTATACATATAAATCCCACTGCTTAATATTTTTCCAGCAATTCCATCGCCTGAAATAAGGATAGAATCAGCATTAATGCTTAAATTAGAGCCTTTACCTGTTGAATTTTCGTTTTTATTAGCCCAAATTGTACCGCTTTCATAAAGTTTAATATTCTTTGAATTAATAAGGATGTTGCCTCCATCTCCTCCTGCGGAAACATCTCCATAAATACCACAACCACCTTTTATGTTTAAATCAGTAGAATTGATAGTAAGATTGCCACCTTTGCCTAATTTTTTGGTGTCAATCCTTATGTTTCCTCCACTTGTCATATTAGTTGAATCAATATCAATTGTCTCTGCATAAATATTAATGTTTCCGCCATTGCCTTCACCATTTGTTGTAGCGAGAATTATACCTTGATCATTAATAGTAAGGTTTTTTGTATTTAAATTAATTTCACCACCATTGCCTTTACCGCTCACTAAAATAGAAATCATGCTGGAATTAGTAGATTTTCCTGAAATAAGTATTGATTCTTTTGCATTAATATCAATTTTTCCGGCATTTCCTTCATCGCCAGTTGATGCATCAATCCAGCCTCCATTTGTTAAAGATAGTCGGTCAACATTTAAGTTAATATATCCTCCATCGCCAGAACCAAAAGTGTTCGCATTAATAATCGCATCATTAAGATTTAACTCAGGTGTGGATATAAAAACATTACCCGCTGAACCTGAACTACCCTTCATTGTTGATGAACCTATCGTAGTATATATTTTTTCCTGCTTATTTCCTGATAGATTGATTGATTTGCCAGCATGAATATTTATATCAGAAGCTTTTCCGTTTTTAAATGCGACACCAACTATATAAGCACCATTATCCATTGTTAATTTGTCCACATCAATATCGATTTGTCCTCCATCGCCATTTCCCTGAGAAATAGATCCTATAAATGCATTTGAAATACTAAGTTCCTGAGATATAATTTTAATATTTCCTGCATCACCATTAGATGCGGTTGCACTAACAATACTCCCTCCATTTGCTATTCCATTGCTATCCATGAGCATATCGCCTGATATACGAATATCTATGTCTCCGCCATTTTTATCGCCATTGTTAGTTGAGCCAATATATCCGCCTTTAAGCTCAAATTTGCCGCCTACTATATATACTGACCCTGAAGTATGTCCTTGTTCAGTGCCGCTGACTTCAATATCACAATAAAAGAAATTATCATTTAATTTTTTAAAATCCGTATCTCTTAATATGGAAATCTCTCCGAATTTTGTAAAAC harbors:
- a CDS encoding S-layer family protein, coding for ANLYLLNPYGFIFGQNASLDLSGSFHVSSADYLKFNDGNTYSAKEPSKSTLTASPIESFGFLGENPGSIKFEESFLKVPEGKTLSVVGGDIAMHNSVLFAEGGRINLASADSAGDFKMNETGIEAIGFTKFGEISILRDTDFKKLNDNFFYCDIEVSGTEQGHTSGSVYIVGGKFELKGGYIGSTNNGDKNGGDIDIRISGDMLMDSNGIANGGSIVSATASNGDAGNIKIISQELSISNAFIGSISQGNGDGGQIDIDVDKLTMDNGAYIVGVAFKNGKASDINIHAGKSINLSGNKQEKIYTTIGSSTMKGSSGSAGNVFISTPELNLNDAIINANTFGSGDGGYINLNVDRLSLTNGGWIDASTGDEGNAGKIDINAKESILISGKSTNSSMISILVSGKGNGGEINLNTKNLTINDQGIILATTNGEGNGGNINIYAETIDIDSTNMTSGGNIRIDTKKLGKGGNLTINSTDLNIKGGCGIYGDVSAGGDGGNILINSKNIKLYESGTIWANKNENSTGKGSNLSINADSILISGDGIAGKILSSGIYMYNISQDSSEAGKLEINTNTLSVIEGGSLSGATFNNGPGYDIYINASESILISGIENGWYSNTNSNTLGNGNAGRIQIITPELTISEYGNLSVSTFAEGSAGDIDIQVNRLIVKDGGQITSDAGVGNAGNISISAKESVLISGFINIDELYVLYGLTIPMDDKNMSSNISSTTRSSGNGGNIKITTPILTIDNTGKISCNSYHSGNAGAIEITADDIQMNDADIMCDTSYSGKGGDIVINTDKLNMSEDSSISSDCYGLFLEIKPELIDPASTFNYTELFEKTKKFQEWLITEGFDPLLMGTGDAGNININAKEFITISDDSDISASTMGIGKGGNITISAPLLTVEKIGYIESSCLDGNLSDGRQGDAGNITIDVDILSLNSGGQINATSRQGSGKAGDITVTAQESIDISGKGILSTGNTVYSDIESNSKDEGQSGTVNIITPVLNISDEGRISASAKGTGNGGDIEIQVDELNLANQGLITAKSEGSGLAGDIDIQTTGDINLSESSIETKTTISDGGNISLSLAGKIYLKNSTITTSVGAENGDGGNITIKEPQFVILNESNIIAKAYGGSGGDIYIKSDEFLKTPDSIVDASSELGIDGNIKIDSANTDVTGGLFLFNSNYMDISRLLKDPCDDRRMGRISTLTFPGKGGLRPAPTDDIMPVDLFFDMQ